The following are encoded together in the Nymphaea colorata isolate Beijing-Zhang1983 chromosome 14, ASM883128v2, whole genome shotgun sequence genome:
- the LOC116267626 gene encoding AP2/ERF and B3 domain-containing transcription factor RAV1-like — protein MKRNKECWSRGGVEEIPFLFHGANNDTTTTGNNAVFVTPAGKLPSSRYKGVVPQPNGKWGAQIYEQHQRVWLGTFRKEVEAAVAYDVAALKYRGGEAVTNFRIVWEDQHQTAFLEAHSKEEIIDMLRKNTYHEELAAAKENAAGSCPSSAWAGREFRLRFMEKEALFDKVLTPSDVGKLNRLVIPKQYAEACFPQLLNGGSDSLLLGFEDEGGRVWRIKYSFWNSSQSYVLTRGWRGFVKEKGLQAGDVITFSRSIAGPDQNLYHITSKHAGGGDSDCSTSHEELLQYATQH, from the coding sequence ATGAAGAGAAACAAGGAATGCTGGAGCCGCGGAGGGGTGGAAGAGATTCCCTTCCTCTTCCATGGCGCCAACAACGACACCACCACCACCGGAAACAATGCCGTCTTCGTGACCCCCGCCGGGAAGCTTCCATCTTCCCGGTACAAGGGAGTGGTTCCCCAGCCAAACGGCAAGTGGGGAGCTCAAATATACGAGCAGCACCAGCGGGTGTGGCTGGGGACGTTCCGCAAGGAGGTGGAGGCGGCGGTGGCCTACGACGTCGCCGCCCTCAAGTACAGAGGAGGAGAGGCTGTCACCAACTTCAGGATCGTGTGGGAAGACCAACACCAGACCGCCTTCTTGGAGGCTCACTCCAAGGAAGAGATCATCGACATGCTCAGGAAGAACACCTACCACGAAGAGCTGGCTGCGGCCAAAGAAAACGCCGCGGGCTCTTGTCCCTCATCGGCGTGGGCGGGGCGAGAGTTTCGCCTGAGATTCATGGAGAAGGAGGCGTTGTTCGATAAGGTGCTGACGCCCAGCGACGTGGGGAAGCTCAACAGGCTCGTGATTCCGAAGCAGTACGCCGAGGCATGCTTTCCTCAGCTGCTCAACGGCGGCAGCGATAGCCTGCTGCTCGGCTTCGAAGACGAAGGTGGGCGAGTTTGGAGGATCAAGTACTCGTTCTGGAATAGCAGCCAGAGCTATGTCCTGACTAGAGGCTGGAGAGGGTTTGTGAAGGAGAAGGGGCTCCAGGCAGGAGATGTGATCACGTTCTCTAGGTCTATTGCTGGTCCTGATCAGAATCTGTATCATATAACATCGAAGCATGCCGGAGGAGGAGACTCTGATTGCTCCACATCGCATGAAGAACTCCTGCAATATGCAACACAGCATTGA